One Amycolatopsis thermophila DNA segment encodes these proteins:
- a CDS encoding AAA family ATPase, with protein MRLHRLEVAAFGPYRAREVVDFDALGADGLFLLHGDTGAGKTTLLDAVAFALFGTVPGARGQVKRLRCDLAGPDDPTEVVLELTVQGQRLRLSRSPEYQRPKRRGEGTTTQQAKAVLRWVGEPPAGQPAEGLTRIDEVGRTVQRLLGMSAEQFFQVVLLPQGEFARFLRADTDEREKLLERLFGTKRFADVEAWFRERRVEQRRKLEERRQDLQVLTARFAQVAGEDVPEEDVAGWVTRTSQRIRLAVEQAREAERRARAEREAADALLGERQAAADRVRRVREAHQRLAVLAEQQEERDRWAEELRAARRAATVVGVAAQADRCATQLDEARRVEQRRAQALAATGFADAEVDTPELRRLSGRLREEAGALAGLVAEAEQQVLDEQAVVRFTETAREARARAEVLGEKLAGIPERARELREGLDAAIDAEAKLGEIRKRETELAAAARDAARLPAAERAAADADARARRAIDEHQEAREHFQQLRRWRLDGMAAELAARLTLGSPCPVCGSCDHPAPAMVAPEAVAPEQEQAAEEAESRAEQRRKQAEKAKHDAETTLAALRERLRGRTGAQLDDELSALHKEIAGLEGLARQRAPLAKQAQEAETEQRELEKKLSAALQAATAAETQAKALAERVDQRRRRLDEARGEHPDVGARRAHLTGLVQALDALADARSATASAAQQLERQRAEVAEALSRAGFETVDQMRAAARDESTVRALEARLTEAGEAEAAARATLNEPELFGVAPDDEVDVESAKADADGARERAESAVAMLRSATARARDLGTLAERLAAATERLRPLEEEFAELDALTDVVNGRGQNARKMSLRSYVLAARLEEVAIAATARLQTMSQGRYSFVHSDEAGSRGTRGGLGLDVLDDFSGTIRPAKTLSGGESFLASLSLALGLADVVAAETGGSLLDTLFVDEGFGTLDSETLDVVMNILDELRAGGRVVGLVSHVEELRQRIPTRLRVRKSRTGSSLELQMA; from the coding sequence ATGAGACTGCACCGGCTGGAGGTGGCGGCGTTCGGCCCGTACCGGGCACGCGAGGTCGTCGACTTCGACGCGCTGGGCGCCGACGGGCTGTTCCTCCTGCACGGCGACACCGGCGCGGGCAAGACGACGCTCCTCGACGCCGTCGCGTTCGCGTTGTTCGGCACGGTTCCCGGCGCGCGCGGGCAGGTCAAACGGTTGCGCTGTGACCTGGCGGGGCCCGACGACCCGACTGAGGTCGTCCTGGAGCTGACGGTCCAAGGGCAGCGGTTGCGCCTGTCGCGCAGCCCCGAGTACCAGCGCCCGAAGCGGCGCGGCGAGGGCACCACGACCCAGCAGGCGAAGGCGGTTCTGCGGTGGGTCGGTGAGCCGCCCGCGGGGCAGCCGGCCGAGGGGCTGACCAGGATCGACGAGGTCGGCCGCACCGTGCAGCGGCTGCTCGGGATGAGCGCGGAGCAGTTCTTCCAGGTGGTGCTGCTGCCGCAGGGCGAATTCGCCAGGTTCCTGCGCGCGGACACCGACGAGCGCGAGAAGCTCCTGGAGCGGCTGTTCGGCACCAAGCGGTTCGCCGATGTCGAGGCCTGGTTCCGGGAGCGGCGGGTGGAACAGCGCCGCAAGCTCGAGGAGCGGCGGCAGGACCTGCAGGTGCTGACGGCGCGGTTCGCCCAGGTGGCCGGGGAGGACGTGCCGGAGGAGGACGTCGCCGGCTGGGTTACGCGCACCAGCCAGCGCATCCGGCTGGCCGTGGAGCAGGCGCGGGAGGCTGAGCGGCGAGCACGTGCGGAACGCGAAGCCGCTGATGCCCTCCTGGGCGAGCGGCAGGCGGCGGCCGACCGCGTACGCCGGGTTCGGGAAGCGCACCAGCGACTGGCGGTACTGGCGGAACAGCAGGAGGAGCGGGACCGCTGGGCTGAGGAACTGCGGGCCGCCCGGCGGGCGGCCACCGTCGTGGGCGTCGCCGCCCAGGCGGATCGCTGCGCCACCCAGCTCGACGAGGCCCGACGTGTGGAGCAGCGCAGGGCGCAAGCGCTTGCGGCAACGGGTTTCGCCGACGCCGAGGTGGACACCCCGGAGCTGCGCCGGCTGTCCGGCCGGCTGCGGGAGGAGGCCGGCGCGCTGGCCGGGCTCGTCGCCGAGGCCGAGCAGCAGGTCCTGGACGAGCAGGCTGTCGTGCGGTTCACGGAAACCGCGAGGGAGGCGCGCGCCCGCGCCGAGGTGCTCGGCGAGAAGCTGGCGGGCATCCCGGAGCGCGCCCGTGAGCTGCGGGAGGGGCTGGACGCGGCGATCGACGCCGAGGCGAAGCTCGGCGAGATCCGCAAGCGGGAGACCGAACTGGCCGCCGCGGCTCGCGACGCGGCGCGGTTGCCCGCGGCCGAGCGTGCCGCGGCGGACGCGGACGCCCGGGCTCGCCGGGCGATTGACGAGCACCAGGAGGCGCGCGAGCACTTCCAGCAGCTGCGCAGGTGGCGGCTGGACGGGATGGCCGCCGAGCTGGCAGCGCGCTTGACGCTCGGGTCGCCGTGCCCGGTGTGTGGATCGTGTGACCACCCGGCGCCCGCGATGGTGGCGCCCGAGGCGGTCGCCCCCGAACAGGAGCAGGCGGCCGAGGAGGCCGAATCCCGGGCGGAGCAGCGCCGCAAGCAGGCGGAGAAGGCCAAGCACGACGCCGAGACCACGCTGGCCGCTCTGCGCGAGCGGCTCCGCGGGCGAACCGGTGCGCAGTTGGATGACGAACTTTCGGCGCTGCACAAGGAGATCGCGGGCCTCGAGGGGCTGGCGCGGCAACGCGCTCCGCTCGCGAAGCAGGCGCAGGAGGCCGAGACCGAGCAGCGGGAGCTGGAGAAGAAGCTGTCCGCGGCGCTGCAGGCCGCCACGGCCGCCGAGACGCAGGCCAAGGCGTTGGCCGAGCGGGTCGACCAGCGTCGCCGGCGCCTGGACGAGGCCAGGGGCGAGCACCCGGACGTCGGTGCCCGGCGGGCGCACCTGACGGGACTGGTGCAGGCGCTGGACGCGCTGGCGGACGCGCGGTCGGCCACCGCGAGCGCCGCCCAACAGCTCGAGCGTCAGCGGGCGGAGGTCGCGGAAGCGCTGAGCCGGGCCGGTTTCGAGACGGTGGACCAGATGCGGGCCGCCGCCCGCGACGAATCGACGGTCCGGGCCCTGGAGGCACGGCTGACCGAAGCGGGAGAGGCCGAGGCAGCGGCACGGGCCACCCTGAACGAGCCCGAGTTGTTCGGCGTGGCTCCGGACGACGAGGTCGATGTCGAGTCGGCGAAGGCCGACGCCGACGGCGCACGGGAACGGGCGGAGTCCGCGGTCGCCATGCTGCGGTCGGCCACCGCACGGGCACGCGATCTCGGCACGCTGGCCGAGCGCCTGGCGGCGGCCACCGAGCGGTTGCGCCCGCTCGAGGAGGAGTTCGCCGAGCTGGACGCGCTGACCGACGTGGTCAACGGGCGCGGGCAGAACGCGCGGAAGATGTCGCTGCGGTCGTACGTCCTGGCGGCCCGGCTGGAAGAAGTGGCCATCGCCGCGACGGCGCGGTTGCAGACGATGAGCCAGGGGCGTTACTCGTTCGTGCACTCCGACGAGGCCGGATCGCGCGGGACGAGGGGCGGCCTGGGCCTGGACGTGCTGGACGACTTCTCCGGCACGATCCGGCCGGCGAAAACCCTGTCCGGTGGGGAGTCCTTCCTCGCGTCACTGTCGCTGGCCCTCGGGCTGGCCGACGTGGTCGCGGCGGAGACCGGCGGCTCGCTGCTGGACACGCTGTTCGTCGACGAGGGGTTCGGCACGCTCGACTCCGAGACCCTCGACGTGGTGATGAACATCCTCGACGAGCTGCGGGCCGGCGGCCGGGTGGTCGGCCTGGTGTCCCATGTGGAGGAACTGCGGCAGCGGATCCCGACCCGGTTGCGAGTGCGCAAGTCCCGCACCGGATCGAGTTTGGAGCTGCAGATGGCGTGA
- a CDS encoding 4-hydroxy-3-methylbut-2-enyl diphosphate reductase gives MTAVSKRVLLAKPRGYCAGVDRAVVAVEKALELYGPPVYVRKEIVHNRHVVERLRERGVVFVEETSEVPEGELVVFSAHGVSPAVRAEAEERNLRTIDATCPLVTKVHKEVNRFAGQDYDILLIGHEGHEEVEGTAGEAPSHVQLVDTAEDAAKVEVRDPSKVVWLSQTTLSVDETMVRVNQLKDRFPTLADPPSDDICYATSNRQTAVKAMAPECDLVLVVGSTNSSNSQRLVEVAKQAGARDAHLIDYAREVDESWLDGVGTIGVTSGASVPDVLVMDLLAWLADRGWGEVQEVTTANEKIAFALPRELRGV, from the coding sequence ATGACTGCTGTCTCCAAGCGTGTGTTGCTGGCCAAGCCGCGCGGTTACTGCGCTGGCGTGGACCGCGCCGTCGTCGCCGTGGAGAAGGCCCTGGAGCTGTACGGACCGCCGGTGTACGTGCGCAAGGAGATCGTGCACAACCGGCACGTGGTGGAGCGGCTGCGGGAGCGCGGGGTCGTCTTCGTGGAGGAGACGTCCGAGGTGCCCGAGGGTGAGCTTGTGGTGTTCTCGGCGCACGGCGTGTCCCCGGCGGTGCGCGCGGAGGCGGAGGAGCGCAACCTGCGCACGATCGACGCGACGTGCCCCCTGGTGACGAAGGTGCACAAGGAGGTCAACCGGTTCGCCGGTCAGGACTACGACATCCTGCTGATCGGGCACGAGGGGCACGAGGAGGTCGAGGGCACCGCGGGTGAGGCGCCGTCGCACGTGCAACTGGTGGACACGGCGGAGGACGCGGCGAAGGTCGAGGTGCGCGACCCGTCCAAGGTGGTGTGGCTGTCGCAGACGACGCTGAGCGTCGACGAGACGATGGTGCGGGTCAACCAGCTCAAGGACCGCTTCCCGACACTGGCGGACCCCCCGAGCGACGACATCTGCTACGCGACGTCCAACCGGCAGACCGCGGTGAAGGCGATGGCCCCCGAGTGCGACCTCGTGCTGGTCGTGGGCTCGACGAACTCGTCCAACTCCCAGCGGCTCGTGGAGGTCGCGAAGCAGGCCGGCGCGCGGGACGCGCACCTGATCGACTACGCCCGCGAGGTGGACGAGTCCTGGCTGGACGGCGTCGGGACGATCGGCGTGACGAGCGGTGCCTCGGTGCCGGACGTGCTGGTGATGGACCTGCTGGCCTGGCTGGCCGACCGCGGCTGGGGCGAGGTGCAGGAAGTGACCACCGCGAACGAGAAAATCGCCTTCGCGCTGCCCCGCGAGCTGCGCGGCGTGTGA
- a CDS encoding methylated-DNA--[protein]-cysteine S-methyltransferase, giving the protein MSIAHWSTTATPVGPFTAIVASDGAVLASGWTADLDTLTPQISPSLRPSDLKEKRDLGAVSTAVRRYHEGELDAIDDVPVRQRSGEFLQHAWDVLRTVPAGKPVTYTEYAALAGRPAAIRAAASACARNAAALFVPCHRVLRIGGALGGFRWGVDVKRWLLDHETPYRD; this is encoded by the coding sequence ATGAGCATCGCCCACTGGTCCACGACCGCCACCCCCGTCGGCCCGTTCACCGCCATCGTCGCGAGCGACGGCGCCGTCCTGGCCTCGGGCTGGACAGCCGACCTCGACACACTCACTCCCCAGATCTCCCCCTCCCTGCGCCCGTCCGACCTGAAGGAGAAGCGGGACCTCGGTGCGGTCAGCACCGCGGTCCGCCGCTACCACGAGGGCGAGCTCGACGCGATCGACGACGTTCCGGTGCGCCAGCGCTCGGGCGAGTTCCTGCAGCACGCGTGGGACGTGCTGCGCACGGTGCCCGCCGGCAAACCGGTCACCTACACCGAGTACGCCGCGCTCGCCGGCCGTCCCGCCGCCATCCGTGCCGCGGCCTCGGCCTGCGCCCGCAACGCCGCGGCGCTGTTCGTGCCCTGTCACCGGGTGCTCCGCATCGGCGGCGCACTGGGTGGCTTCCGGTGGGGCGTCGACGTCAAGCGGTGGCTGCTCGACCACGAAACCCCTTACCGCGATTGA
- a CDS encoding DUF6542 domain-containing protein, whose translation MTAIPDRRSDSDADDSAVPWDQRPIGGERRGLPWWGAVLLAFGLAVIGAVVDMQMQNTLGWLFKGAYFVGAVGAVCAVQRRSLFGPMVQPPLILGVTVPGVVLLVSGLPDNSDTLSKALAVGTPLINGFPTMAITTACTLVLGIVRIYRERDPDAKPKAGDDKRPGGRGDAPRGRRPADGRGAAGEGRSGGPEGRAGGAAGAVAAGRAGGRRPGRRAPEDEPGRGRARRGADDEPRRGRRGGEDDPRSAGGRRGAEDDPRSTGGRRGAADDLGPAGGRGGAGDAGRRGGRRRGADDDRRGARGPAEDDPRRAGKTPPPGRRPRQRGGLPPEDARGGETRAGGPPAADRPRRVPPRSGDPRQDPRRAPEGRRGTPPRRRPWDDDT comes from the coding sequence GTGACCGCCATTCCCGATCGCCGGAGCGACTCCGACGCCGACGACTCCGCCGTGCCGTGGGACCAGCGTCCCATCGGTGGGGAACGCCGGGGCTTGCCGTGGTGGGGCGCCGTGCTCCTCGCCTTCGGGCTGGCGGTGATCGGCGCGGTCGTCGATATGCAGATGCAGAACACGCTCGGCTGGCTGTTCAAGGGCGCGTACTTCGTCGGGGCGGTCGGCGCGGTGTGTGCCGTGCAACGGCGGAGCCTGTTCGGACCGATGGTGCAGCCCCCGTTGATCCTGGGGGTCACGGTGCCGGGGGTGGTGCTGCTGGTGTCCGGGCTGCCGGACAACAGCGACACGTTGTCGAAGGCGCTCGCGGTCGGGACGCCGCTGATCAACGGCTTCCCGACGATGGCGATCACCACGGCGTGCACGCTGGTGCTGGGCATCGTCCGGATCTACCGCGAACGCGACCCGGACGCGAAGCCCAAGGCCGGCGACGACAAGCGTCCCGGCGGGCGAGGTGATGCGCCGCGGGGGCGTCGTCCCGCTGACGGTCGTGGTGCGGCCGGCGAAGGCCGTTCCGGCGGTCCGGAGGGACGTGCGGGCGGGGCTGCGGGTGCCGTCGCGGCGGGCCGTGCCGGCGGCCGGCGTCCAGGGCGGCGTGCCCCCGAGGACGAGCCCGGTCGTGGCCGCGCGCGTCGCGGTGCGGATGACGAGCCTCGCCGCGGTCGCCGTGGTGGGGAGGACGATCCGCGCTCGGCCGGTGGGCGCCGTGGCGCGGAGGACGATCCGCGCTCGACGGGTGGCCGTCGCGGCGCGGCGGATGACCTGGGCCCGGCAGGTGGCCGTGGCGGCGCCGGGGATGCCGGGCGTCGTGGCGGCAGGCGCCGCGGCGCGGACGACGATCGGCGCGGTGCCCGCGGTCCGGCGGAGGACGACCCGCGCCGGGCCGGAAAGACGCCGCCCCCGGGCCGCCGCCCGCGGCAGCGCGGTGGGCTGCCACCCGAGGACGCCCGCGGCGGCGAGACGCGCGCGGGAGGCCCACCGGCGGCCGACCGCCCCCGCCGAGTGCCCCCGCGCTCCGGCGACCCACGCCAGGACCCGCGCCGAGCGCCCGAAGGCCGCCGCGGAACACCGCCACGCCGCCGTCCCTGGGACGACGACACCTGA
- a CDS encoding exonuclease SbcCD subunit D produces the protein MRLLHTSDWHVGRTFHGLDLLAEQDAVLAHLADLVVAEGVDVVLVAGDIYDRAVPSAEAVGVANRALSRLRRAGAELVLTSGNHDSAPRLGAFGEFAAAGGLHLRTTIDRIDRPVLLEDAHGPVAIYGIPYLEPEPARHALGVTGARGHTGVLTEAMRRVRADLAERAAGTRSVVLAHAFVTGGAATESERSIAVGGVEQVPGSVFDGVDYVALGHLHGPQTLAEHLRYSGSPVAYSFSEALQRKSVWIVDLDASGLAEVRRHELPVPRRLAKITGRLADVLADPEHDELVDCYLSVTLTDAVRPVDAMRLLRERFPHTVHLDWQPENGKTSSALRYATRVRGRSDQEIARGFLDDCRGAPPNEREAGLLRAALEKAGKEDAA, from the coding sequence GTGAGACTCCTGCACACCTCCGACTGGCACGTCGGACGCACCTTCCACGGACTGGACCTGCTCGCCGAGCAGGACGCCGTGCTCGCGCACCTCGCGGACCTGGTGGTCGCCGAGGGGGTCGACGTCGTCCTCGTCGCGGGCGACATCTACGACCGCGCCGTGCCGTCGGCCGAGGCGGTCGGGGTCGCCAACCGCGCGCTGAGCCGGCTGCGGCGGGCGGGCGCGGAACTGGTCCTCACGTCGGGCAACCACGACTCCGCGCCCCGGCTGGGTGCCTTCGGCGAGTTCGCGGCGGCGGGCGGTCTGCACCTGCGCACCACGATCGACCGGATCGACCGGCCGGTCCTGCTCGAGGACGCGCACGGGCCGGTCGCGATCTACGGCATCCCTTATCTCGAGCCGGAACCGGCGCGCCACGCCCTCGGCGTCACCGGCGCCCGGGGGCACACGGGCGTGCTGACCGAGGCGATGCGCCGCGTCCGGGCGGATCTCGCCGAGCGCGCCGCGGGCACGCGGTCGGTCGTGCTCGCGCACGCGTTCGTCACCGGGGGCGCGGCGACCGAGTCGGAGCGGTCCATCGCGGTCGGCGGTGTCGAACAGGTTCCGGGTTCGGTGTTCGACGGCGTCGACTACGTCGCGTTGGGGCACCTGCACGGGCCGCAGACGCTCGCCGAGCACCTGCGTTACTCGGGAAGCCCGGTCGCCTACTCGTTCTCCGAGGCGCTGCAACGGAAATCCGTGTGGATCGTCGATCTCGACGCCTCCGGCCTGGCCGAGGTGCGGCGTCACGAGCTGCCGGTTCCGCGCCGGCTCGCGAAGATCACTGGTCGTCTGGCGGACGTGCTGGCCGATCCGGAGCACGACGAGCTGGTCGACTGCTACCTCTCGGTCACGCTCACCGACGCGGTGCGCCCGGTGGACGCGATGAGGCTGTTGCGCGAGCGGTTCCCGCACACGGTGCACCTGGACTGGCAGCCGGAGAACGGGAAGACGTCGTCCGCGCTGCGCTACGCGACCAGGGTGCGGGGGCGGTCGGACCAGGAGATCGCGCGCGGCTTCCTCGACGACTGCCGCGGCGCGCCGCCGAACGAACGCGAGGCCGGCCTGCTGCGGGCGGCGCTGGAGAAGGCGGGCAAGGAGGACGCGGCATGA
- the rmuC gene encoding DNA recombination protein RmuC, with product MASTVISTAAVAIALVLVVAVVLLWRLYGDSMRRADAAARQVEAERSRVDQQQAALRRYEVAFASISGRGELGEQVLAETARALGLREGLHYTLQTDLAGGGSAKPDMVLRVGGDRAVPVDAKASLACWAEAVETDDPDERMDALRVHVRNLRSRAAELAGKGYQRWADAIYGTVMFVPSDAAVVAALDTDPELLRWMLDRRVFLCGPTGFAVVASAALFAASDRAVVEDVERVRAGAAAAHRAAGNAIDALNLSSTHLQRFLSARRRELDALEGFRTAVTPLSDAAASPTEVAAVRRGDEIAAS from the coding sequence TTGGCCTCCACCGTGATCAGCACGGCAGCCGTCGCGATCGCCCTGGTCCTGGTCGTGGCGGTCGTCCTGCTGTGGCGCCTCTACGGGGACAGCATGCGCCGGGCGGACGCGGCGGCCCGGCAGGTCGAGGCCGAGCGGTCACGCGTGGACCAGCAGCAGGCGGCACTGCGCCGCTACGAGGTCGCGTTCGCGTCGATCAGCGGCCGCGGCGAGCTGGGCGAGCAGGTCCTGGCGGAGACGGCGCGCGCGCTGGGGCTGCGCGAGGGGCTGCACTACACCCTGCAGACGGATCTGGCCGGAGGTGGCTCGGCCAAACCCGACATGGTGTTGCGCGTGGGCGGCGACCGGGCCGTGCCGGTCGACGCGAAGGCGAGCCTAGCCTGCTGGGCGGAAGCGGTCGAGACCGACGATCCGGACGAACGGATGGACGCGTTGCGGGTCCACGTCCGCAACCTCCGCTCGCGGGCGGCGGAGCTGGCGGGCAAGGGGTACCAGCGCTGGGCGGACGCGATCTACGGCACGGTGATGTTCGTACCGTCGGACGCGGCCGTGGTGGCGGCGCTGGACACCGATCCCGAGCTGCTGCGCTGGATGCTCGACCGGCGGGTGTTCCTGTGCGGTCCGACCGGGTTCGCGGTGGTGGCGTCGGCCGCGCTGTTCGCCGCGAGCGACCGGGCGGTGGTCGAGGACGTCGAGCGGGTGCGGGCCGGCGCCGCGGCCGCGCACCGGGCGGCGGGCAACGCGATCGATGCGCTCAACCTCAGCAGCACCCACCTCCAGCGGTTCCTCTCGGCCCGTCGCCGTGAGCTCGACGCACTCGAGGGGTTCCGGACAGCGGTGACACCCCTGTCGGACGCGGCCGCGAGCCCGACCGAGGTGGCCGCCGTGCGAAGGGGGGACGAGATCGCCGCAAGCTAG